GCCCATGTCAGAAGTACAGCAACTATTTTTCCAAGCAGATGGGGAGATTGAGCAGATTGAGATTAACGTCACAGCTACCGAAATAACTCAGGAAATTGACGAGGACGACGATGGCATAGAATACAAGGATGTGCGAACAGATGCGATCGCTCGGATGCAACAAGCTCGGCAAATGATTCGCTCTTATACTATCTATGCTCTTAGTGCTTTTAAAGACTTTGATACTGCTGAAATTGAAGAGGTAAAACTTACATTTGGCATTAA
This Nostoc sp. KVJ3 DNA region includes the following protein-coding sequences:
- a CDS encoding CU044_2847 family protein; the encoded protein is MSEVQQLFFQADGEIEQIEINVTATEITQEIDEDDDGIEYKDVRTDAIARMQQARQMIRSYTIYALSAFKDFDTAEIEEVKLTFGIKLGGKAGIPYITEGSAESNLQIEVKCKFPEKQQLDLQ